In Trifolium pratense cultivar HEN17-A07 linkage group LG7, ARS_RC_1.1, whole genome shotgun sequence, a genomic segment contains:
- the LOC123897015 gene encoding probable aspartyl aminopeptidase, with translation MAKEEGTHTVVSDLINFLNASPTAFHAVDEAKKQLKTAGYQQISEKENWELKAGHKYFFTRNHSTIVAFAIGKRFVAGNGFYIVGAHTDSPCLKLKPGSKVVKGGILEVGVQTYGGGLWHTWFDRDLTVAGRVILRKEIAGSVSYSHRLVRIEEPIMRVPSLAIHLDRGVNDGFKVNTQTHLLPILATSLKAEANKVSSESDSVESGKKENDKTGSSNVKHHPILLQLLASKLECEPGDICDFELQACDTQPSIVAGAAKEFVFSGRLDNLCMSFCSLKALIDATSSDSSLEEEPGIRMVALFDHEECGSNSAQGAGSPVVLDAMSRITDFFSPNSKLLEKAVQRSFLVSADMAHALHPNYMDRHEENHQPKLHGGLVIKQNANQRYATNAVTSFIFREIASKHNLPVQDFVVRNDMGCGSTIGPILASGVGIRTVDVGAPQLSMHSIREMCAVDDVKYSYEHFKAFFQEFFHLDANIVVDI, from the exons ATGGCAAAGGAAGAGGGAACCCACACCGTCGTTTCCGATCTGATCAACTTCCTCAACGCATCTCCAACTGCTTTCCACGCTGTCG ACGAAGCCAAGAAGCAGTTGAAAACCGCAGGGTACCAGCAAATCTCCGAGAAGGAAAATTGGGAACTCAAAGCCGGCCACAAATACTTCTTCACCAGAAACCATTCCACCATCGTCGCTTTCGCCATCGGCAAAAG ATTTGTTGCCGGAAATGGATTCTACATAGTTGGTGCTCACACCGATAGTCCTTGTCTGAAACTCAAGCCGGGGTCGAAG GTGGTTAAGGGTGGAATATTGGAGGTTGGTGTTCAAACCTATGGAGGAGGTTTATGGCACACGTGGTTTGATCGTGATTTGACGGTGGCTGGGAGGGTTATATTACGAAAAGAAATTGCAGGTTCTGTTTCGTACTCGCATCGCCTTGTTAGAATTGAGGAACCTATAATGCGTGTCCCATCTTTGGCAATTCACTTAGACag AGGTGTTAATGATGGATTCAAAGTAAACACTCAGACTCATCTTCTTCCCATCCTTGCAACATCTCTAAAG GCAGAGGCTAATAAAGTGTCCTCTGAAAGCGATTCAGTTGAAagtggaaagaaagaaaatgataaaACAGGTTCTAGCAATGTGAAGCACCACCCTATACTTTTACAG TTGCTTGCAAGTAAGCTTGAGTGTGAACCCGGTGACATTTGTGATTTTGAATTGCAAGCTTGTGATACACAACCAAGCATAGTTGCTGGAGCTGCCAAGGAGTTTGTATTTTCGGGACGGCTTGATAACCTCTGCATGTCATTTTGTTCTTTGAAG GCATTAATAGATGCTACATCCTCTGACAGCAGTCTTGAGGAAGAACCTGGCATTAGAATGGTGGCTTTGTTTGACCATGAAGAATGTGGGTCTAACTCTGCTCAAGGAGCTGGCTCTCCTGTAGTGCTAGATGCTATGTCTAGGATTACAGATTTCTTCAGCCCAAATTCGAAG CTTCTCGAGAAAGCAGTACAACGAAGCTTTCTTGTATCTGCTGATATGGCACATGCACTACACCCGAATTACATG GACAGGCATGAAGAAAACCATCAACCTAAACTACATGGAGGACTTGTCATTAAGCAAAATGCAAACCAACGCTATGCAACCAATGCTGTCACATCCTTCATTTTTAGGGAGATAGCATCAAAACATAATCTTCCCGTTCAG GACTTTGTGGTGCGCAATGACATGGGATGTGGTTCAACAATAGGTCCTATCCTTGCGAGTGGCGTTGGTATTCGAACTGTTGATGTTGGTGCACCGCAGTTGTCAATGCATAGCATCCGAGAAATGTGCGCTGTTGATGATGTGAAGTATTCATATGAACATTTCAAGGCCTTTTTTCAGGAATTCTTTCATCTAGATGCTAATATAGTTGTGGATATATAA